In one Neobacillus sp. CF12 genomic region, the following are encoded:
- a CDS encoding LytR family transcriptional regulator, with amino-acid sequence MRSNNKKGKKWLKVTGIILLALLIAGGAYGYTVYNSFRNAVDTMHEPVERKTEKREEPVELVEKEPFSVLMLGTDAKNDKGRTDTIIVLTVNPTNNSVKMLSIPRDTRTEIVGKGFDDKINHAHAFGGVEMAMDTVENFLDIPIDYYMKVNMEGFEDIVNAVGGVTVTNNLDFSYGGVHFPVGEIKLTGEEALPYVRMRKEDPNGDFGRNTRQRQVIQAVIKEGASISSLTNFSDIFKAIGTNVKTNLTFDQMVDIQKNYKTAGSNIQQMEIKGKGTKIDGIYYLQIPQDEQLRVQNELKAQLELTNTTASN; translated from the coding sequence ATGAGATCTAATAATAAAAAGGGTAAGAAGTGGTTAAAGGTTACTGGAATCATTCTTCTTGCCTTATTGATTGCAGGTGGAGCTTATGGCTACACTGTCTATAATTCTTTCAGAAACGCTGTTGACACGATGCACGAGCCTGTTGAACGAAAAACAGAAAAACGGGAAGAACCTGTTGAACTTGTCGAAAAAGAGCCATTTTCGGTGTTAATGCTTGGTACTGACGCTAAGAATGATAAAGGTCGTACCGACACGATTATCGTATTAACGGTTAATCCAACAAATAATTCCGTTAAGATGCTAAGCATCCCACGTGATACACGAACTGAAATCGTTGGAAAAGGATTTGACGATAAAATTAACCATGCACATGCTTTTGGCGGTGTGGAAATGGCGATGGATACCGTTGAAAACTTCCTTGATATCCCGATAGATTATTATATGAAAGTGAATATGGAAGGTTTCGAAGATATCGTTAATGCCGTTGGTGGAGTTACTGTCACAAATAATCTTGATTTTTCTTATGGTGGAGTCCATTTCCCTGTTGGTGAAATTAAATTAACCGGTGAGGAAGCATTACCTTACGTTAGAATGCGTAAGGAAGATCCTAACGGTGACTTTGGCCGTAACACAAGACAGCGCCAAGTCATTCAAGCTGTTATTAAAGAAGGTGCAAGTATCTCAAGCTTAACTAACTTCTCCGATATCTTTAAAGCAATTGGAACAAACGTCAAAACAAACCTAACTTTTGACCAAATGGTTGATATTCAAAAGAATTACAAAACAGCTGGCAGCAATATTCAACAAATGGAAATTAAGGGTAAAGGCACTAAAATCGATGGAATATATTATTTACAAATTCCACAAGATGAACAGCTTCGTGTTCAAAATGAGTTAAAAGCACAATTAGAACTTACCAATACAACAGCGAGTAACTAA
- a CDS encoding SGNH/GDSL hydrolase family protein encodes MKYLLTALWTIICIGVLAYSHITWNKQTSVQAVVSEPTPTVEQDSNELNVDDKYLELAANWPESAKEQLKLSLKDSTPFNILFVGSSALQWGEEVTTSLNESFGSDRITTEVHTYDLTSNDFIAENKQIELAAKKAQLIVIEPFLLNDNGEFTIDESLANLTKIIEDIKVESPDSTFILQPSYPIYLPKYYATQVQALKDYAVANNLTYLDHWTAWPATDNSEIKNYLIEGQNGPNEQGTQVWTQFLVEYFVKK; translated from the coding sequence ATGAAGTATTTACTTACAGCATTATGGACAATAATTTGTATAGGCGTACTTGCTTACAGTCATATTACTTGGAATAAGCAAACATCCGTACAGGCTGTTGTATCTGAACCTACACCAACAGTGGAGCAAGATTCTAATGAGTTAAACGTTGATGATAAGTACTTGGAATTGGCCGCCAATTGGCCTGAATCTGCCAAGGAACAACTTAAGCTTTCATTGAAAGACAGCACTCCTTTTAATATTCTCTTTGTCGGGTCCTCTGCACTTCAATGGGGGGAAGAGGTTACTACAAGTTTAAATGAAAGTTTCGGCAGTGATCGTATTACCACTGAGGTTCATACATATGATTTAACATCTAACGACTTTATTGCAGAAAATAAACAAATCGAGCTCGCAGCAAAAAAAGCACAACTGATTGTTATCGAGCCATTTTTATTGAATGATAACGGTGAGTTTACAATCGATGAATCCTTAGCCAACTTAACGAAAATAATAGAAGATATTAAGGTTGAAAGCCCAGACTCTACCTTTATCCTGCAGCCTTCCTACCCAATTTATCTTCCTAAGTATTATGCCACACAAGTGCAGGCTTTAAAGGACTATGCCGTGGCCAATAATCTTACTTATCTTGATCACTGGACCGCTTGGCCAGCTACTGACAATAGTGAAATTAAGAATTACTTAATCGAAGGACAAAACGGTCCGAACGAGCAGGGCACTCAAGTATGGACACAGTTCCTTGTTGAATACTTTGTCAAAAAATAA
- a CDS encoding Wzz/FepE/Etk N-terminal domain-containing protein yields MEETINLKELLETLKKRLIMIILITITFGLVSGVVSYFFLTPIYQTSAQILVNQAKSEQSFYSPSEVQTNLQLINTYNVIIKSSAILDKVVDELDLDMTSKQLEGKITVASEQDSQVVNISVQDSNAELAAKIANKTAEVFQTEIVNLMNVDNVRVFAKATVEENQSPIKPQPLLNVAIAIVVGLMASIGLAFLLEYFDNTVKNEQDIEKILGLPILGVIATIDDKKMEELKKRKASSRSAGRGETIGF; encoded by the coding sequence ATGGAAGAAACAATCAATTTAAAAGAGTTACTAGAGACGTTAAAGAAGCGTCTCATTATGATTATACTCATTACCATTACTTTTGGACTAGTAAGTGGAGTCGTTAGTTACTTTTTCCTAACCCCAATCTATCAAACTTCGGCACAAATTCTCGTCAACCAGGCAAAGAGTGAACAGTCATTTTACAGTCCTAGTGAGGTTCAAACAAATCTTCAATTAATTAATACCTACAATGTAATAATTAAAAGTTCAGCGATTTTAGACAAAGTCGTGGATGAACTTGACTTGGATATGACCTCTAAACAATTAGAGGGAAAAATTACTGTGGCCAGCGAACAGGATTCTCAGGTTGTAAATATATCGGTACAAGATTCAAACGCAGAATTAGCAGCGAAAATTGCCAATAAAACAGCAGAAGTTTTTCAAACAGAAATAGTGAACCTTATGAACGTGGATAATGTAAGAGTTTTTGCAAAAGCAACGGTTGAAGAAAATCAATCACCTATTAAACCACAACCACTTTTAAATGTGGCCATTGCGATTGTTGTTGGTCTTATGGCTAGTATCGGACTTGCGTTCTTACTTGAGTACTTTGACAACACGGTCAAAAATGAACAGGATATTGAAAAGATATTAGGTCTTCCAATCTTGGGTGTCATTGCAACCATTGATGATAAAAAAATGGAAGAGTTGAAAAAACGTAAGGCAAGCAGCAGATCTGCGGGAAGAGGTGAGACGATTGGCTTTTAA
- a CDS encoding CpsD/CapB family tyrosine-protein kinase: protein MAFKKNKMVRTTDPARKLIASLDPKSPIAEQYRTIRTNIQFSSIDKEIKTIMVTSSGPGEGKSTSAANLAVVFAQLGKKVLLVDADLRKPTAHRTFGVNNLFGFTTVLTKQATLEKTVIETEEKDLYILTSGPVPPNPAELLSSKSMEQFIVDAQELFDYVIFDTPPLLAVADPQILANKVDGSVFVISSGKTEIDAAKKAKELLENAQSKLLGVVLNNKEMKSNDYYYYYGTKG, encoded by the coding sequence TTGGCTTTTAAGAAAAATAAAATGGTGAGAACAACAGATCCTGCTAGAAAGCTTATAGCATCACTAGATCCGAAGTCTCCGATTGCTGAACAATACCGAACCATTCGGACGAATATTCAATTTTCTTCTATTGATAAAGAAATTAAGACAATAATGGTTACTTCTTCAGGTCCTGGGGAAGGAAAGTCAACTTCAGCAGCAAACCTAGCGGTCGTTTTTGCCCAACTAGGGAAAAAAGTATTACTTGTGGATGCGGATCTTCGTAAACCAACTGCTCATCGTACATTCGGAGTCAATAATTTATTCGGTTTTACAACTGTCCTAACAAAGCAAGCAACGCTTGAAAAAACAGTTATTGAAACAGAAGAGAAGGATTTATATATATTAACAAGTGGACCAGTTCCACCGAACCCAGCTGAACTTTTGAGCTCAAAATCAATGGAACAATTCATTGTAGATGCACAGGAATTATTTGATTATGTCATCTTTGATACACCACCACTTTTAGCGGTTGCAGATCCACAAATACTTGCAAATAAAGTAGACGGTTCAGTTTTTGTTATCTCCAGCGGGAAAACTGAAATAGATGCTGCTAAAAAGGCAAAAGAATTGCTCGAGAATGCACAAAGTAAGTTGTTAGGTGTGGTTCTGAATAATAAAGAAATGAAGAGTAATGATTATTACTATTATTATGGAACAAAAGGATAA
- a CDS encoding CpsB/CapC family capsule biosynthesis tyrosine phosphatase, giving the protein MIDIHCHILPAVDDGAQSLSDSIGMAKKAVEQGIHTIVASPHHKNSRYENPKQEIIDRVKELNEALRLEKVDLEVIPGQEVRIYGEMLQGFEMGEILPVNHTPYVLVEFPSNHVPRYTEKLFYDLQTKGLIPVIVHPERNQEIIERSDLLYQLVKKGALTQVTASSISGDFGKKIKNFSLQLIEANLTHFIASDAHNITSRSFKMREALAVIGKKYGSDIVYMFEENSSLVIEGKHVFKEEPEHIKRKKLFKIF; this is encoded by the coding sequence ATGATTGATATACATTGTCATATATTGCCAGCTGTCGATGATGGGGCACAGTCTCTTTCTGATAGTATAGGAATGGCAAAGAAGGCTGTTGAACAAGGGATTCATACCATTGTGGCATCTCCGCACCATAAGAATAGCCGCTATGAAAATCCTAAACAAGAGATTATTGATAGAGTGAAAGAACTAAATGAAGCTTTACGTTTAGAAAAGGTAGATTTAGAGGTTATACCGGGGCAGGAAGTACGGATTTATGGGGAAATGCTTCAAGGATTTGAAATGGGAGAAATTCTTCCTGTGAATCATACACCTTATGTGTTAGTTGAATTTCCATCGAACCATGTGCCAAGGTATACAGAAAAGTTGTTTTATGACTTGCAGACTAAGGGTCTCATCCCTGTGATTGTTCACCCAGAACGTAATCAGGAAATTATTGAACGATCGGATTTGCTATATCAGTTAGTAAAAAAGGGTGCATTGACGCAAGTTACAGCTTCAAGTATATCTGGAGACTTTGGAAAAAAAATAAAGAATTTTTCATTACAATTAATTGAAGCAAACCTAACTCACTTTATTGCATCTGATGCGCATAATATCACAAGTCGATCTTTTAAAATGAGAGAAGCTTTAGCTGTCATTGGAAAGAAGTACGGTAGTGATATCGTATACATGTTTGAAGAAAACTCTTCATTAGTTATTGAAGGTAAACATGTCTTCAAGGAAGAACCGGAACACATTAAAAGGAAAAAATTATTTAAAATATTCTAA
- a CDS encoding nucleoside-diphosphate sugar epimerase/dehydratase: MTYKKRLTTLAILDSIIVLTAIYISYWTLNPLIHIFEVPMLPVTALTLLICHHLFASFYHLYNKAWQYASVGELMAIVKAVTFSIVATSAMQMVVFENTYVRALMITWMLHVLLIGGSRFSWRMFRDNIMNKQKDIKKTLIIGAGSGGTMVARQLLSNREIDLKPVAFIDDDPNKYKLDILGIPVVGGSGWIAQTVEKYQIENIVIAIPSLKQKELHRIFEECAKTKAKTQIIPKLEDLMTGKISVNQFREVQVEDLLGRDPVELDIGSISKYVSGKTVLVTGAGGSIGSEICRQICKFNPRKIVLVGHGENSIYQIDMELKKLYQEQIEIVPVIGDIQDRNRMFEVIEEHRPFVVYHAAAHKHVPLMEYNPREAVKNNVFGTKNVAEAADTFGVSTFVLISSDKAVNPPNVMGATKRFAEMIIQSLAEQSSTKFVAVRFGNVLGSRGSVIPLFKKQIQAGGPVTVTHEDMTRYFMTIPEASRLVIQAGSLARGGEVFVLDMGEPVKIVDLAKNVIKLSGYTIEEIGIHFTGLRPGEKMYEELLNENEMHPESIFPKIHIGKANVLQAEVLSKLISGLLEMSEVEMHDTLIAVANNKYDYSPFLATTK; encoded by the coding sequence GTGACATATAAGAAAAGATTAACCACACTCGCTATTTTAGATTCGATTATTGTGTTAACGGCTATCTACATAAGCTATTGGACTCTGAATCCTTTGATTCATATCTTTGAGGTTCCAATGCTTCCTGTTACAGCACTTACCTTATTAATTTGCCATCATTTATTTGCTTCATTTTATCATCTCTACAATAAGGCATGGCAATATGCGAGTGTTGGAGAACTCATGGCAATTGTTAAGGCAGTTACATTTTCAATTGTGGCTACGTCGGCTATGCAGATGGTCGTTTTTGAGAATACGTATGTAAGAGCTTTAATGATTACCTGGATGCTGCATGTACTATTAATTGGTGGTTCAAGGTTTTCTTGGAGAATGTTCCGAGACAACATTATGAATAAACAAAAGGATATCAAAAAAACACTAATTATCGGTGCTGGATCTGGTGGAACAATGGTGGCACGACAGTTACTAAGCAACCGTGAAATCGACTTAAAGCCTGTTGCTTTTATCGATGATGATCCAAATAAGTACAAATTGGACATTCTAGGAATACCCGTAGTTGGTGGTTCGGGCTGGATTGCACAAACGGTTGAGAAATACCAAATTGAAAATATTGTGATTGCGATTCCTTCATTAAAACAAAAGGAATTACATCGAATTTTTGAGGAATGTGCAAAGACAAAGGCAAAAACGCAAATCATACCAAAGCTTGAAGATTTAATGACGGGAAAAATCTCTGTCAATCAATTCCGTGAAGTTCAGGTGGAGGATTTATTAGGAAGAGATCCAGTAGAGTTAGATATTGGCAGTATCTCGAAATATGTATCAGGAAAGACTGTGTTAGTTACGGGTGCGGGAGGATCGATTGGTTCCGAAATCTGCAGACAAATATGCAAGTTCAATCCTAGAAAAATTGTTTTGGTAGGCCATGGTGAAAATAGTATCTATCAAATTGATATGGAACTCAAAAAACTTTATCAAGAGCAAATTGAGATTGTACCTGTGATCGGTGATATTCAAGACCGGAACAGAATGTTTGAAGTAATCGAAGAACATCGACCGTTTGTTGTTTATCATGCTGCTGCACATAAGCATGTACCATTGATGGAATATAATCCAAGAGAAGCTGTTAAGAATAATGTGTTTGGTACGAAGAATGTCGCGGAAGCTGCAGACACCTTCGGTGTTAGTACCTTTGTTTTAATTTCTTCGGATAAAGCTGTGAATCCTCCTAATGTAATGGGAGCTACGAAACGCTTTGCTGAGATGATTATTCAGAGTTTAGCAGAACAGAGCAGCACGAAATTTGTAGCTGTTCGGTTTGGGAATGTACTTGGCAGTCGCGGAAGTGTTATACCGCTATTTAAGAAGCAGATCCAAGCTGGTGGGCCAGTTACGGTTACACATGAGGATATGACACGCTATTTTATGACGATACCTGAAGCTTCTCGACTAGTAATCCAAGCAGGGTCACTAGCACGTGGTGGTGAGGTGTTTGTTCTTGATATGGGTGAGCCGGTTAAAATTGTAGACCTAGCGAAAAACGTGATTAAGCTTTCTGGCTATACAATAGAAGAAATCGGGATACATTTTACAGGACTTCGGCCTGGAGAGAAGATGTATGAAGAATTACTTAATGAGAATGAGATGCACCCGGAAAGTATTTTCCCTAAAATTCATATTGGGAAAGCGAATGTACTTCAAGCAGAGGTGCTAAGTAAGTTAATAAGCGGTTTATTAGAAATGTCTGAAGTCGAAATGCATGATACGTTGATTGCTGTTGCTAATAATAAGTACGATTATTCTCCTTTCTTAGCTACAACGAAATAA
- a CDS encoding aminotransferase class I/II-fold pyridoxal phosphate-dependent enzyme, with product MANRIFLSSPHMSDEGYEMQYVKEAFDTNWIAPLGENVNQFETELATKVGSKTAAALTSGTAAIHLALKAAGVGEGDIVFCPTLTFSATANPIIYQNAIPVFIDSDYKTWNMCPKALEEAFEKYPDVRVVIVVHLYGLSADMDKIVELCKKHNVVLIEDAAESLGTYYKGKHTGTFGDYGIFSFNGNKIITTSGGGMLVSDNEERISKVRFWATQSRDDARHYQHSELGFNYRISNVVAGIGRGQLKVLDQRVKKKNYIFEFYKRELGDLDGVEFMPSNDWNEPNYWLSSMTISGNVRPIEIMEALEKENIESRPIWKPMHKQPFFEKYDFVGTDVSEKLFENGVCLPSDTKMTDEDLKRVVDIIKGLWLR from the coding sequence ATGGCTAATAGAATATTCCTTTCATCACCACATATGAGTGATGAAGGCTATGAAATGCAATATGTAAAGGAAGCTTTTGATACAAACTGGATAGCTCCTCTAGGGGAAAATGTAAATCAGTTTGAAACGGAATTAGCAACAAAGGTAGGCTCTAAAACTGCTGCAGCACTAACCTCAGGAACGGCTGCTATTCATTTAGCTCTTAAAGCAGCAGGAGTTGGAGAAGGGGATATTGTCTTCTGTCCGACGCTAACATTCTCAGCAACTGCTAATCCAATTATCTATCAAAATGCAATTCCTGTTTTTATTGATAGTGATTATAAAACCTGGAATATGTGTCCGAAAGCGTTAGAAGAAGCATTTGAGAAATACCCAGATGTCAGAGTGGTAATTGTTGTTCATCTATATGGACTATCAGCAGATATGGATAAAATAGTAGAGCTTTGTAAAAAGCATAATGTTGTTTTGATAGAGGACGCAGCTGAGTCATTAGGTACTTACTATAAAGGAAAACATACTGGTACTTTTGGTGACTATGGAATCTTTTCCTTTAATGGAAACAAGATTATCACTACTTCTGGCGGTGGGATGTTAGTTTCTGATAATGAAGAAAGAATATCAAAAGTGAGATTTTGGGCAACTCAATCTAGGGATGATGCTAGACACTACCAACATAGCGAACTAGGGTTTAATTATCGAATTAGCAATGTTGTTGCTGGAATTGGTAGAGGACAGCTTAAGGTATTAGATCAGCGGGTTAAAAAGAAAAACTATATTTTTGAATTTTATAAAAGGGAACTTGGTGATCTTGATGGTGTAGAGTTCATGCCAAGTAATGATTGGAATGAACCTAACTATTGGCTAAGTTCTATGACTATAAGTGGTAATGTTAGACCAATAGAAATTATGGAAGCTCTTGAAAAAGAAAATATAGAGTCTAGGCCTATTTGGAAGCCAATGCACAAGCAGCCATTTTTTGAGAAGTATGATTTTGTTGGAACTGATGTTTCAGAGAAGTTGTTTGAGAATGGTGTTTGTTTGCCCTCAGATACAAAGATGACGGATGAGGATCTAAAAAGAGTAGTAGATATTATTAAGGGGTTGTGGTTAAGGTAA
- a CDS encoding sugar transferase codes for MKNTKGGIYKRFIKRPMDFLLSLIAIIVLSPILLIVAILVRKKLGNPVLFKQERPGLNGKIFMMFKFRTMTDERDKNGELLPDSIRLTKFGRFLRSTSLDELPELFNILKGDMSIIGPRPLLVQYLPLYNEHQKRRHEVRPGLSGLAQASGRNAIAWEDKFNLDVEYVNNVSFIQDWKIIFLTIKKVFVREGINSETSVTMEPFKGTKEG; via the coding sequence ATGAAGAATACCAAAGGTGGTATTTATAAAAGGTTTATAAAAAGACCGATGGATTTTCTTTTATCTTTGATTGCTATTATAGTTCTCAGTCCGATTCTTTTAATCGTAGCTATTCTTGTAAGAAAAAAGTTAGGCAACCCTGTTTTGTTTAAACAGGAAAGACCTGGTTTGAATGGAAAAATTTTTATGATGTTTAAGTTTAGAACGATGACGGATGAAAGGGATAAAAATGGAGAATTACTGCCAGATAGTATTAGGTTGACTAAGTTTGGAAGATTCCTAAGGTCCACATCCCTTGATGAATTGCCGGAACTTTTTAATATATTAAAAGGAGACATGTCCATAATTGGTCCGAGACCTTTATTGGTACAATACCTGCCATTATATAATGAACACCAGAAACGGCGACATGAAGTAAGACCTGGTTTATCGGGCCTTGCGCAAGCAAGTGGTAGAAATGCTATCGCTTGGGAAGATAAATTTAATCTTGATGTTGAGTATGTTAATAATGTGAGCTTCATTCAAGATTGGAAAATTATCTTTTTAACAATTAAAAAGGTTTTTGTTAGAGAAGGAATTAATTCAGAAACTTCAGTGACAATGGAACCCTTTAAGGGTACTAAAGAAGGATAG
- a CDS encoding acetyltransferase: MKNKLLIIGASGHGKVCADIALKMNRWEAIAFLDDNESVKSSMGIEVIGTSNEATSYLDEYDFFVGIGNNSIRQKVIAELEEAGASIVTLIHPNAVISEYVNISYGTVVMAGVIINSCTKIGKGCIINTAATIDHDNMIEDYVHISPGVHLAGTVKIGQGSWLGIGSVVSNNVNIISGCNVGAGAVVVKSINEPGVYVGVPVRRVLT, from the coding sequence ATGAAAAATAAACTTCTGATTATTGGTGCAAGTGGACATGGAAAAGTTTGTGCGGACATTGCATTAAAGATGAATAGATGGGAAGCTATTGCTTTTTTAGACGATAATGAAAGTGTAAAGTCATCTATGGGAATAGAAGTTATAGGTACATCAAATGAGGCGACTAGTTATTTGGATGAATATGACTTTTTTGTAGGAATTGGTAATAATTCCATTCGTCAAAAGGTAATTGCAGAACTCGAAGAGGCGGGTGCAAGTATCGTAACACTAATTCACCCTAATGCTGTTATCAGTGAATATGTTAATATTTCATACGGAACTGTAGTGATGGCTGGCGTAATAATTAATAGCTGCACTAAGATCGGTAAAGGTTGTATTATCAACACTGCTGCTACAATTGACCATGATAATATGATTGAGGATTATGTTCATATTTCACCAGGAGTACACTTAGCGGGGACAGTTAAAATTGGGCAAGGGTCCTGGTTAGGAATAGGTAGTGTAGTAAGTAATAATGTAAACATTATCAGCGGTTGCAATGTTGGGGCAGGTGCAGTAGTTGTAAAAAGTATAAATGAACCTGGAGTGTATGTTGGTGTTCCTGTTAGGAGAGTTTTAACATGA
- a CDS encoding glycosyltransferase family 4 protein — protein MKVLVLANFGMGLYNFRKELLEELIKQNHEVYISLPNDEFVPKLEDLGCKFIDTTLERRGTNPFRDLKLLLYYLKIIKTIKPDIVLTYTIKPNVYGGIACSFTSTPYITNITGLGTSVENKGLIQKITLMLYKRGLKKASCVFFQNETNRKFFIDNGIVKSNTRLIPGSGVNVKQHKFEEYPNDEREIRFLFIGRIMKAKGIEELLKAAKIVRDKYPSVQFNLVGGSEEDYTQQLEELNNLGVIRYHGLQDDVHSFIKKSHATILPSYHEGLANVLLESASSGRPVLASRVPGCFETFEDGLTGLGFEARSVESLVNAITKFINIPYNQKKAMGSAGRKKMEKEFDRNIVIDAYLEEIKSIMEMENYDEPIREIN, from the coding sequence ATGAAAGTACTTGTTTTAGCTAATTTCGGTATGGGTTTATATAATTTTAGAAAAGAATTATTAGAAGAATTGATTAAACAAAATCACGAGGTTTATATTTCTCTACCCAATGATGAATTTGTGCCGAAATTGGAAGATTTAGGTTGTAAATTCATTGATACCACGCTGGAGAGGCGCGGTACAAATCCATTCAGAGATTTAAAACTTTTGCTCTACTATTTAAAAATTATAAAAACTATTAAACCTGATATTGTATTAACTTATACTATTAAACCTAATGTTTATGGCGGTATCGCGTGTTCATTTACTAGCACACCATATATTACCAATATAACAGGATTAGGGACCTCAGTCGAAAATAAGGGTCTAATTCAAAAAATCACACTGATGCTTTATAAGAGGGGACTAAAAAAAGCATCGTGTGTATTCTTTCAAAATGAAACTAATCGAAAGTTTTTTATTGATAACGGAATTGTTAAGAGTAATACCAGGCTAATTCCAGGCTCGGGTGTGAATGTTAAACAACATAAATTTGAGGAATATCCTAATGATGAAAGGGAGATTAGATTCCTATTTATTGGACGAATAATGAAAGCAAAAGGGATAGAAGAATTATTAAAAGCGGCTAAAATCGTAAGGGATAAATATCCAAGTGTACAGTTTAATTTAGTTGGTGGTAGTGAGGAAGATTACACTCAACAATTAGAAGAATTAAATAATCTAGGAGTTATTAGATATCACGGGCTACAAGATGATGTACATTCTTTTATTAAAAAATCTCATGCTACTATCCTCCCTTCATATCATGAAGGTTTGGCTAATGTCCTGCTGGAATCTGCATCTTCTGGACGGCCAGTATTGGCTTCAAGAGTACCAGGATGTTTTGAAACCTTTGAAGACGGATTGACTGGTTTGGGTTTTGAGGCTAGGAGTGTTGAAAGTTTAGTTAACGCAATTACTAAATTTATAAATATACCATATAACCAAAAAAAGGCAATGGGATCAGCTGGACGAAAAAAGATGGAAAAAGAGTTTGATAGAAATATAGTTATTGATGCTTACTTAGAAGAAATAAAATCAATTATGGAAATGGAGAATTATGATGAACCTATACGAGAAATTAATTAA
- a CDS encoding nucleotide sugar dehydrogenase, with the protein MNLYEKLINREEKISLVGLGYVGMPIAVAFAKKVDVIGFDVNKEKVELYKNGIDPTKEVGNEVIKNTTVEFTSDEARLREVKFHIVAVPTPVKDDHTPDLTPVESASRTLGRNLTKGSIVVFESTVYPGVTEDICVPILEKESGLKCGVDFKVGYSPERINPGDKVHRLETIVKVVSGQDEETLDTVAKVYELVVEAGVYKAATIKVAEAAKVIENSQRDINIAFMNELSIIFNKMGIDTKAVLEAAGTKWNFLNFSPGLVGGHCIGVDPYYLTYKAEQMGYHSQIILSGRKINDDMGKYIAESIVKKMIKANKQINGAKVAIFGITFKENCPDVRNTKVIDVIQELEEYGVDVKVVDPEADREDLWREYRINLSEVEDIKDMDAVIFAVPHDEFKAIQLEDVKRMFGTPRYVNTEVMNEVAATSEFEIDNDRNDCVLVDIKGIFNRAEAEDAGFLYWRL; encoded by the coding sequence ATGAACCTATACGAGAAATTAATTAATAGAGAAGAGAAAATATCATTAGTTGGATTAGGCTATGTTGGTATGCCAATTGCTGTAGCTTTTGCTAAGAAAGTTGATGTTATTGGTTTTGATGTTAATAAGGAAAAAGTTGAACTATATAAAAATGGAATTGATCCTACAAAGGAAGTAGGAAATGAGGTAATTAAGAATACGACTGTTGAATTTACATCGGATGAAGCTAGGCTTAGAGAAGTAAAATTTCATATCGTAGCTGTTCCTACCCCTGTAAAGGATGATCATACACCAGATTTAACACCGGTAGAATCTGCAAGTCGCACTTTAGGTAGAAACTTAACTAAAGGTTCGATAGTTGTCTTTGAATCTACTGTTTATCCAGGTGTAACTGAAGATATCTGTGTTCCAATCCTAGAAAAAGAGTCTGGATTAAAGTGTGGAGTAGATTTTAAAGTTGGCTATTCTCCAGAAAGAATTAATCCTGGTGATAAAGTCCATAGACTCGAAACTATTGTAAAAGTTGTATCAGGCCAAGATGAAGAAACATTAGATACTGTGGCGAAAGTATATGAATTAGTTGTTGAAGCTGGTGTGTATAAAGCAGCAACCATTAAAGTGGCTGAGGCCGCAAAGGTCATAGAGAATTCACAACGTGATATTAATATTGCTTTTATGAATGAGCTTTCCATCATATTTAATAAAATGGGAATTGATACGAAAGCAGTACTTGAAGCTGCTGGAACGAAATGGAACTTCCTTAATTTCTCTCCAGGGCTAGTTGGTGGTCACTGTATAGGGGTTGACCCATACTACTTAACGTACAAGGCCGAGCAAATGGGTTACCATTCTCAGATCATTCTTTCAGGTAGAAAAATTAATGACGATATGGGCAAATATATTGCTGAAAGTATAGTAAAGAAAATGATTAAGGCAAATAAACAAATAAATGGTGCAAAAGTAGCTATCTTTGGTATTACGTTTAAAGAGAACTGTCCCGATGTTCGAAATACAAAAGTAATCGACGTAATTCAGGAATTAGAAGAGTACGGAGTAGACGTCAAAGTTGTAGATCCTGAAGCAGATAGAGAAGATCTATGGCGTGAATATAGAATTAATCTTAGTGAGGTAGAAGATATAAAAGATATGGATGCTGTAATCTTTGCAGTTCCACACGATGAATTTAAAGCTATTCAATTGGAAGATGTAAAAAGAATGTTTGGAACACCTCGTTATGTAAATACAGAAGTAATGAATGAGGTAGCCGCAACATCCGAGTTTGAAATAGATAATGATAGAAATGATTGTGTATTAGTGGATATCAAAGGAATTTTTAATCGGGCAGAGGCAGAGGATGCAGGCTTTTTATATTGGAGGTTATAA